From a region of the Triticum aestivum cultivar Chinese Spring chromosome 7D, IWGSC CS RefSeq v2.1, whole genome shotgun sequence genome:
- the LOC123164775 gene encoding proteasome activator subunit 4 isoform X2: MHLYNAWLPPAVADAARGEAAAFTGAVRSAKGAWRPDDPDSAYATLKWISVFDLFIKAKSNVAPEDIHALVELGFGIFHASQNKFVVQIKWGGLLIRLFKKHVERLSLDVQWRPLYETLIQTHFKRNMGPEGWKVRQQHFETITGLVRASRTFFPEGAAAEIWLEFRPLLENPWHNSAFEGVGFVRLFLPANPRNQDHFTTDWIAQCLHIWDSVTNCNFWDIQWAAIIARCIKNSRSIEWEKFLPLLFTRYLNMFEVPISSGNGSYPFPVEVPRNTRFLFSSKTRSPSKAIAKSVVYLLKPKSLALEQFEKLINFLEQFYHPSNGGRWTYSLERFLRYLVFYFERRLQHEQFDTMDEKNEQFCLGKEERAVFIKVVLKLLDRGQYSKDDSLAETVSIATSILSYVEPSLVLPFVATNFQLALETTTATHQLKNAVTSVAFSGRALLLSSLCSTQSGDSSMIDTLYDLIVTSLSNALLGMDANDPPKTVATMQLIGSIFSNLATVGVSDDVPAFLQTSSLSDWLDEFFCRLFSVLQNLESSSAIAEGYQTSIMPGTFLVEDSPHYFCMLEIALGKLSKTLFNESLKKIAKFVNANILPGATSEVGLLCCACVHSYPEEASVYLVKPILMTIMSSFEGTPTTGYVGREVPNNMSTKATLSPALETALDYYLRVLAISISYAGPVLVSYREELKHVIMSAFQAPSWKVNGAGDHLLRSVLGSLVSFYPLDQYKPFSCQSIANIIEPWGCSKAHQDREVEMLNFPPKWHDPSQDELSFANELLEFHFQLAVEELLTICQTEVQSETGDEKEHLKITLLRIHSALQGVMSCLPELRPSYKDGRSKVVEPSFFIAGSSGSTVGSSEMREKAAELVHIACRYLLKERTDDSILLALVVRVIDALVNYGSLEYDEWSSHVQAWKLESAAIIEPQCNFIVPFHAQGKKRPRWALVDKAHLHNTWRCSQSSYHRYRTDANVSPSSLMVNLVKDLLDLSLHNYETVRSYAGRSLTKMLKRWPSLISDCVLTLTENLRDSKALEHVVLGSCSILASQTVLRHLTTDSASLSSFIMGILGSSHHESIKCQKAITELFVKYNIRFSGISRSFFKNSQSLADRPGFLGLFSQINALGFETNSLHWRYNLMANRVLLLLILASRSEPDIYSQILAETAGHFLRNLKSQLPHSRMLAISALNTLLEGSPHKASVEDSQQSLDHPEECNILSTGTLLNDIIQEEGFMNDTLNSLSHVHIISDSDGSSKASYGASSFQSGSDKAITYFYFDFSASWPCTPSWISLVGGGTFYSSFAKIFKRLIQQCGMPVMSSLQTALEEFLSSKERSRQCVAAEAMAGMLHSDVSGDLESGSDWLMLQLQKVVLAPSVESVPEWASCIRYAVTGKERSGTRAPVLRQKVLDCLCTAVPQSVATSVLAKRYSFLSVALIEISPHKMSPAEEQYHVTILNELLDNMSHSSAQVREAIGVAMCVACSNVRLAGARSPGVLTEQTGNEYWYKRLTDGATELSVSIQNNSQSKQLELASDSSTANGLDNKEEADAKRMETIFHFMIASLKSGRSSVLLDVIIALFYPVLSLQETSNKDLSLLAKSAFELLKWRTLPRPFLETAIMAILSSVNDPNWRTRSALLSYLRTFTYRHTFILSGSEKSQIWQTIEKLLVDNQVEVREHAAGVLASLMKGIDKDLSKDFRNRSYAQAQRILDMRRRTPKSGHSVATIHGAVLALTASVLSVPYDMPSWLPGHVTLLAHFIREPSPVKSTVTKAVAEFKRTHADTWSIQKDAFTEDELEVLRDTSSSSSYFA, translated from the exons ATGCATCTCTACAACGCGTGGCTGCCCCCGGCGGTGGCGGATGCCGCGCGGGGGGAGGCGGCGGCCTTCACCGGCGCGGTGCGGTCGGCCAAGGGCGCGTGGCGCCCCGACGACCCCGACTCGGCCTACGCCACGCTCAAGTGGATCTCCGTGTTCGACCT TTTTATCAAAGCAAAGAGTAACGTTGCTCCTGAGGACATACATGCTCTTGTAGAGCTTGGGTTTGGAATATTTCATGCATCGCAGAATAAGTTTGTTGTCCAG ATAAAATGGGGAGGTTTGCTCATCAGGCTTTTCAAAAAGCATGTGGAGAGACTTTCACTTGATGTGCAATGGAGGCCGCTTTACGAGACATTGATACAAACCCATTTCAAGAG AAACATGGGCCCTGAGGGCTGGAAAGTAAGGCAGCAACACTTCGAGACCATCACTGGCTTAGTACGTGCCTCTAGGACTTTCTTTCCTGAAGGTGCAGCTGCTGAGATTTGGTTGGAATTCAG GCCGTTGCTGGAAAATCCATGGCATAACTCAGCATTTGAAGGTGTTGGATTTGTTAGGCTGTTTCTCCCTGCAAACCCGAGGAACCAGGATCACTTTACGAC TGATTGGATTGCACAATGTCTACACATTTGGGACTCTGTCACAAATTGTAACTTCTGGGATATCCAATGGGCTGCCATCATAGCACGTTGCATAAAAAATTCCAGATCCATTGAATGGGAGAAGTTTCTGCCGCTATTGTTTACAAGATACTTGAACATGTTTGAG GTTCCTATATCCAGTGGGAATGGGTCGTACCCTTTTCCAGTGGAGGTGCCTAGGAACACAAGATTTTTGTTCTCCAGTAAGACCAGATCACCTTCCAAGGCAATTGCAAAGTCTGTT GTGTACCTTTTGAAGCCTAAAAGTCTGGCACTGGAACAATTTGAGAAGCTCATAAATTTTCTAGAACA ATTCTATCATCCATCAAATGGGGGTCGCTGGACCTACTCATTGGAGCGTTTTCTGCGGTATCTCGTTTTTTACTTTGAAAGACGTCTTCAACATGAACAATT TGACACAATGGATGAGAAAAATGAGCAGTTCTGTTTGGGAAAAGAAGAGAGAGCTGTTTTTATCAAAGTAGTGCTGAAATTACTGGATCGTGGTcagtacagcaaggatgattctcTTGCTGAAACAGTATCCATTGCAACTTCAATCCTGTCTTATGTCGAGCCATCCTTGGTGCTTCCGTTTGTCGCAACGAACTTCCAACTAGCCTTGGAGACG ACTACTGCCACCCACCAGTTAAAGAATGCTGTCACATCTGTCGCATTTTCTGGACGGGCGCTTCTTCTAAGTTCTTTATGCTCAACTCAATCTGGTGATAGTAGCATGATTGATACACTCTATGATCTTATTGTTACTTCCCTTTCAAATGCATTGCTTGGTATGGATGCCAACGATCCACCTAAAACTGTAGCTACGATGCAATTAATTGGCTCAATATTTTCAAAT CTGGCTACAGTTGGTGTTAGTGATGATGTGCCTGCTTTCCTCCAAACTTCCTCTCTATCGGATTGGCTAGATGAATTCTTTTGTCGGCTGTTTTCTGTGCTTCAGAATTTGGAATCAAGTAGTGCCAT CGCGGAGGGTTACCAGACCTCAATCATGCCGGGAACTTTTCTCGTCGAGGACAGCCCTCACTATTTTTGCATGCTAGAAATAGCTCTGGGAAAGTTATCAAAAACCTTATTTAATGAG TCCCTTAAGAAAATTGCCAAGTTCGTCAATGCAAATATCCTTCCTGGTGCCACTTCAGAAGTTGGACTTCTTTGTTGTGCCTGTGTTCATTCATATCCTGAGGAGGCTTCAGTCTACCTTGTAAAGCCTATCTTAATGACTATCATGTCCTCCTTCGAAGGTACCCCCACAACAGGTTATGTTGGAAGAGAAGTTCCTAACAATATGTCTACTAAG GCTACACTTTCTCCTGCTCTAGAAACAGCATTGGACTACTATCTGAGGGTTTTGGCTATATCCATCAGTTATGCGGGTCCTGTCTTAGTGAGCTATAGAGAAGAATTAAAGCACGTAATAATGTCTGCATTCCAGGCCCCTTCATGGAAG GTCAATGGAGCTGGTGATCATCTCCTTCGCTCTGTGCTAGGAAGCCTGGTTTCATTTTATCCACTAGATCAGTATAA GCCATTTTCTTGTCAGTCCATTGCTAATATTATTGAGCCATGGGGTTGTTCAAAAGCTCATCAGGACAGGGAGGTTGAAATGCTTAATTTTCCTCCGAAGTGGCATGATCCCAGTCAAGATGAACTATCTTTTGCAAACGAATTGTTAGAATTTCATTTTCAGTTGGCTGTGGAAGAGCTTTTGACTATTTGCCAGACGGAAGTTCAGTCTGAGACAG GAGATGAAAAGGAGCACCTAAAAATAACGCTATTGCGCATTCATTCTGCATTGCAGGGTGTAATGTCGTGCTTACCTGAACTGCGTCCATCATATAAAGATGGGAGGTCCAAGGTAGTAGAGCCCAGTTTCTTTATTGCAGGATCTTCTGGTAGCACCGTTGGCAGCTCAGAGATGCGTGAAAAGGCTGCAGAACTTGTGCACATAGCTTGCAG GTACTTATTAAAGGAAAGAACTGATGATAGTATTCTCCTAGCACTTGTAGTACGCGTGATTGATGCTTTGGTGAACTATG GTAGCTTGGAATATGATGAATGGTCAAGTCATGTTCAAGCTTGGAAATTAGAGTCTGCTGCCATCATTGAGCCTCAATGCAACTTTATTGTTCCATTCCATGCTCAGGGCAAAAAGAG GCCTAGATGGGCGCTTGTCGATAAAGCACACTTGCATAATACGTGGAGATGTTCACAATCATCATACCACAGATACCGTACAGATGCCAATGTATCTCCATCTAGCCTCATGGTTAATTTGGTGAAGGATCTCCTAGATCTCTCACTACACAACTATGAAACTGTTCGCTC GTATGCTGGAAGATCGCTAACAAAAATGCTGAAGCGCTGGCCTTCTCTAATTTCTGATTGTGTTCTTACCCTGACTGAGAATTTGCGTGATTCGAAAGCCCTGGAACATGTGGTGCTTGGTTCTTGCAGCATTCTCGCATCACAGACTGTTTTGAGACACTTGACAACT GATTCTGCTTCCCTCTCTTCATTTATCATGGGAATTTTGGGAAG CTCTCATCATGAATCGATAAAGTGTCAGAAAGCTATTACTGAG CTCTTTGTGAAATACAACATACGTTTCTCTGGAATATCAAGGTCTTTTTTCAAGAATTCTCAAAGTCTGGCTGACAGGCCAGGATTTCTTGGATTATTTTCTCAAATTAATGCTTTGGGCTTTGAGACTAACAGTCTACATTGGAG GTACAACCTGATGGCTAATAGAGTACTTCTGTTGCTAATTTTGGCATCTAGAAGTGAGCCTGACATTTATTCACAAATCCTGGCAGAGACTGCTG GTCATTTCTTAAGAAATTTGAAGAGTCAACTCCCCCACTCAAGGATGCTTGCAATATCTGCTCTGAACACACTATTAGAAGGATCACCTCACAAGGCATCTGTGGAAGATTCACAACAATCATTAGATCACCCTGAAGAATGCAATATTTTGTCAACAGGAACGCTTCTGAATGACATAATCCAGGAGGAAGGATTCATGAATGATACGCTAAACAGTCTCTCACATGTACATATTATTTCTGATAGTGATGGTTCATCAAAAGCAAGTTATGGCGCTTCATCGTTTCAAAGCGGATCTGATAAAGCAATCACTTACTTCTATTTTGATTTCTCTGCCTCGTGGCCATGTACCCCTAGTTGGATTTCTTTAGTGGGCGGTGGCACATTCTATTCCAGCTTTGCTAAGATATTCAAAAGGCTTATACAACAATGCGGAATGCCAGTAATGTCCTCACTTCAGACTGCACTAGAAGAATTTCTGAGTTCAAAAGAAAGATCAAGGCAATGTGTGGCGGCTGAAGCTATGGCAGGCATGCTTCACTCTGATGTCAGCGGGGATTTGGAGTCTGGGAGTGACTGGTTGATGCTTCAATTGCAGAAGGTTGTGTTAGCTCCATCTGTGGAATCAGTTCCTGAATGGGCATCTTGCATTAGATATGCTGTTACTGGCAAAGAAAGATCTGGAACTCGTGCTCCTGTTCTCAGGCAAAAAGTATTAGATTGCTTATGTACAGCAGTTCCTCAGTCTGTAGCAACTAGTGTACTTGCCAAGAGATATTCTTTTCTGTCTGTTGCTCTAATTGAAATTTCTCCACATAAAATGTCCCCAGCAGAGGAGCAGTACCACGTTACAATTCTCAACGAACTGCTTGACAATATGAGTCACTCATCTGCGCAG GTAAGAGAGGCGATTGGTGTTGCTATGTGTGTCGCATGCTCGAATGTGAGATTAGCTGGTGCACGTTCACCGGGAGTCCTGACAGAACAAACCGGAAATGAATATTGGTATAAGCGTTTGACAGATGGAGCTACTGAGTTGTCTGTGAGTATACAGAACAATAGTCAATCTAAGCAACTTGAATTGGCATCCGATTCATCCACTGCGAATGGCTTGGACAATAAAGAGGAGGCTGACGCTAAAAGAATGGAAACG ATTTTCCATTTCATGATTGCATCTCTGAAGTCTGGGAGATCTTCCGTTCTACTAGATGTTATTATTGCGCTCTTCTACCCTGTTCTATCATTACAG GAAACATCAAATAAAGATTTGTCATTGCTCGCAAAGTCAGCTTTTGAATTGCTTAAATGGCGGACTTTGCCGCGCCCTTTTCTTGAAACAGCTATTATGGCTATCCTTTCTTCAGTCAATGATCCCAACTGGCGAACCAGATCAGCGTTGTTATCATATCTCAGGACCTTTACATACAG GCACACATTCATTCTTTCTGGCTCAGAGAAATCACAAATTTGGCAAACAATCGAGAAGTTACTTGTGGATAACCAAGTTGAG GTCAGGGAGCATGCTGCTGGTGTTCTTGCAAGCTTAATGAAGGGTATAGATAAAGATCTATCGAAGGATTTCCGTAATAGATCATATGCACAAGCCCAACGTATCCTTGATATGAGAAGGAG AACTCCAAAGTCGGGCCATTCTGTTGCTACCATCCATGGTGCAGTACTTGCTCTGACGGCTTCGGTGCTTTCTGTCCCATACGACATGCCAAG CTGGCTTCCTGGTCATGTAACACTACTGGCCCACTTCATCCGCGAGCCGTCTCCTGTAAAATCTACTGTGACAAAGGCTGTTGCTGAGTTTAAGAGGACACACGCCGACACTTGGAGCATCCAGAAGGATGCCTTCACAGAAGACGAATTGGAG GTCCTCCGTGATACATCGTCCTCGTCATCGTACTTTGCTTAG
- the LOC123164775 gene encoding proteasome activator subunit 4 isoform X1, which yields MHLYNAWLPPAVADAARGEAAAFTGAVRSAKGAWRPDDPDSAYATLKWISVFDLFIKAKSNVAPEDIHALVELGFGIFHASQNKFVVQIKWGGLLIRLFKKHVERLSLDVQWRPLYETLIQTHFKRNMGPEGWKVRQQHFETITGLVRASRTFFPEGAAAEIWLEFRPLLENPWHNSAFEGVGFVRLFLPANPRNQDHFTTDWIAQCLHIWDSVTNCNFWDIQWAAIIARCIKNSRSIEWEKFLPLLFTRYLNMFEVPISSGNGSYPFPVEVPRNTRFLFSSKTRSPSKAIAKSVVYLLKPKSLALEQFEKLINFLEQFVFWSLYFFLLVALALYFVLTYVFLAFRFYHPSNGGRWTYSLERFLRYLVFYFERRLQHEQFDTMDEKNEQFCLGKEERAVFIKVVLKLLDRGQYSKDDSLAETVSIATSILSYVEPSLVLPFVATNFQLALETTTATHQLKNAVTSVAFSGRALLLSSLCSTQSGDSSMIDTLYDLIVTSLSNALLGMDANDPPKTVATMQLIGSIFSNLATVGVSDDVPAFLQTSSLSDWLDEFFCRLFSVLQNLESSSAIAEGYQTSIMPGTFLVEDSPHYFCMLEIALGKLSKTLFNESLKKIAKFVNANILPGATSEVGLLCCACVHSYPEEASVYLVKPILMTIMSSFEGTPTTGYVGREVPNNMSTKATLSPALETALDYYLRVLAISISYAGPVLVSYREELKHVIMSAFQAPSWKVNGAGDHLLRSVLGSLVSFYPLDQYKPFSCQSIANIIEPWGCSKAHQDREVEMLNFPPKWHDPSQDELSFANELLEFHFQLAVEELLTICQTEVQSETGDEKEHLKITLLRIHSALQGVMSCLPELRPSYKDGRSKVVEPSFFIAGSSGSTVGSSEMREKAAELVHIACRYLLKERTDDSILLALVVRVIDALVNYGSLEYDEWSSHVQAWKLESAAIIEPQCNFIVPFHAQGKKRPRWALVDKAHLHNTWRCSQSSYHRYRTDANVSPSSLMVNLVKDLLDLSLHNYETVRSYAGRSLTKMLKRWPSLISDCVLTLTENLRDSKALEHVVLGSCSILASQTVLRHLTTDSASLSSFIMGILGSSHHESIKCQKAITELFVKYNIRFSGISRSFFKNSQSLADRPGFLGLFSQINALGFETNSLHWRYNLMANRVLLLLILASRSEPDIYSQILAETAGHFLRNLKSQLPHSRMLAISALNTLLEGSPHKASVEDSQQSLDHPEECNILSTGTLLNDIIQEEGFMNDTLNSLSHVHIISDSDGSSKASYGASSFQSGSDKAITYFYFDFSASWPCTPSWISLVGGGTFYSSFAKIFKRLIQQCGMPVMSSLQTALEEFLSSKERSRQCVAAEAMAGMLHSDVSGDLESGSDWLMLQLQKVVLAPSVESVPEWASCIRYAVTGKERSGTRAPVLRQKVLDCLCTAVPQSVATSVLAKRYSFLSVALIEISPHKMSPAEEQYHVTILNELLDNMSHSSAQVREAIGVAMCVACSNVRLAGARSPGVLTEQTGNEYWYKRLTDGATELSVSIQNNSQSKQLELASDSSTANGLDNKEEADAKRMETIFHFMIASLKSGRSSVLLDVIIALFYPVLSLQETSNKDLSLLAKSAFELLKWRTLPRPFLETAIMAILSSVNDPNWRTRSALLSYLRTFTYRHTFILSGSEKSQIWQTIEKLLVDNQVEVREHAAGVLASLMKGIDKDLSKDFRNRSYAQAQRILDMRRRTPKSGHSVATIHGAVLALTASVLSVPYDMPSWLPGHVTLLAHFIREPSPVKSTVTKAVAEFKRTHADTWSIQKDAFTEDELEVLRDTSSSSSYFA from the exons ATGCATCTCTACAACGCGTGGCTGCCCCCGGCGGTGGCGGATGCCGCGCGGGGGGAGGCGGCGGCCTTCACCGGCGCGGTGCGGTCGGCCAAGGGCGCGTGGCGCCCCGACGACCCCGACTCGGCCTACGCCACGCTCAAGTGGATCTCCGTGTTCGACCT TTTTATCAAAGCAAAGAGTAACGTTGCTCCTGAGGACATACATGCTCTTGTAGAGCTTGGGTTTGGAATATTTCATGCATCGCAGAATAAGTTTGTTGTCCAG ATAAAATGGGGAGGTTTGCTCATCAGGCTTTTCAAAAAGCATGTGGAGAGACTTTCACTTGATGTGCAATGGAGGCCGCTTTACGAGACATTGATACAAACCCATTTCAAGAG AAACATGGGCCCTGAGGGCTGGAAAGTAAGGCAGCAACACTTCGAGACCATCACTGGCTTAGTACGTGCCTCTAGGACTTTCTTTCCTGAAGGTGCAGCTGCTGAGATTTGGTTGGAATTCAG GCCGTTGCTGGAAAATCCATGGCATAACTCAGCATTTGAAGGTGTTGGATTTGTTAGGCTGTTTCTCCCTGCAAACCCGAGGAACCAGGATCACTTTACGAC TGATTGGATTGCACAATGTCTACACATTTGGGACTCTGTCACAAATTGTAACTTCTGGGATATCCAATGGGCTGCCATCATAGCACGTTGCATAAAAAATTCCAGATCCATTGAATGGGAGAAGTTTCTGCCGCTATTGTTTACAAGATACTTGAACATGTTTGAG GTTCCTATATCCAGTGGGAATGGGTCGTACCCTTTTCCAGTGGAGGTGCCTAGGAACACAAGATTTTTGTTCTCCAGTAAGACCAGATCACCTTCCAAGGCAATTGCAAAGTCTGTT GTGTACCTTTTGAAGCCTAAAAGTCTGGCACTGGAACAATTTGAGAAGCTCATAAATTTTCTAGAACAGTTTGTCTTCTGGTCCTTGTACTTCTTTTTGCTTGTCGCACTGGCTCTTTATTTTGTTTTAACTTATGTCTTTCTGGCATTTAGATTCTATCATCCATCAAATGGGGGTCGCTGGACCTACTCATTGGAGCGTTTTCTGCGGTATCTCGTTTTTTACTTTGAAAGACGTCTTCAACATGAACAATT TGACACAATGGATGAGAAAAATGAGCAGTTCTGTTTGGGAAAAGAAGAGAGAGCTGTTTTTATCAAAGTAGTGCTGAAATTACTGGATCGTGGTcagtacagcaaggatgattctcTTGCTGAAACAGTATCCATTGCAACTTCAATCCTGTCTTATGTCGAGCCATCCTTGGTGCTTCCGTTTGTCGCAACGAACTTCCAACTAGCCTTGGAGACG ACTACTGCCACCCACCAGTTAAAGAATGCTGTCACATCTGTCGCATTTTCTGGACGGGCGCTTCTTCTAAGTTCTTTATGCTCAACTCAATCTGGTGATAGTAGCATGATTGATACACTCTATGATCTTATTGTTACTTCCCTTTCAAATGCATTGCTTGGTATGGATGCCAACGATCCACCTAAAACTGTAGCTACGATGCAATTAATTGGCTCAATATTTTCAAAT CTGGCTACAGTTGGTGTTAGTGATGATGTGCCTGCTTTCCTCCAAACTTCCTCTCTATCGGATTGGCTAGATGAATTCTTTTGTCGGCTGTTTTCTGTGCTTCAGAATTTGGAATCAAGTAGTGCCAT CGCGGAGGGTTACCAGACCTCAATCATGCCGGGAACTTTTCTCGTCGAGGACAGCCCTCACTATTTTTGCATGCTAGAAATAGCTCTGGGAAAGTTATCAAAAACCTTATTTAATGAG TCCCTTAAGAAAATTGCCAAGTTCGTCAATGCAAATATCCTTCCTGGTGCCACTTCAGAAGTTGGACTTCTTTGTTGTGCCTGTGTTCATTCATATCCTGAGGAGGCTTCAGTCTACCTTGTAAAGCCTATCTTAATGACTATCATGTCCTCCTTCGAAGGTACCCCCACAACAGGTTATGTTGGAAGAGAAGTTCCTAACAATATGTCTACTAAG GCTACACTTTCTCCTGCTCTAGAAACAGCATTGGACTACTATCTGAGGGTTTTGGCTATATCCATCAGTTATGCGGGTCCTGTCTTAGTGAGCTATAGAGAAGAATTAAAGCACGTAATAATGTCTGCATTCCAGGCCCCTTCATGGAAG GTCAATGGAGCTGGTGATCATCTCCTTCGCTCTGTGCTAGGAAGCCTGGTTTCATTTTATCCACTAGATCAGTATAA GCCATTTTCTTGTCAGTCCATTGCTAATATTATTGAGCCATGGGGTTGTTCAAAAGCTCATCAGGACAGGGAGGTTGAAATGCTTAATTTTCCTCCGAAGTGGCATGATCCCAGTCAAGATGAACTATCTTTTGCAAACGAATTGTTAGAATTTCATTTTCAGTTGGCTGTGGAAGAGCTTTTGACTATTTGCCAGACGGAAGTTCAGTCTGAGACAG GAGATGAAAAGGAGCACCTAAAAATAACGCTATTGCGCATTCATTCTGCATTGCAGGGTGTAATGTCGTGCTTACCTGAACTGCGTCCATCATATAAAGATGGGAGGTCCAAGGTAGTAGAGCCCAGTTTCTTTATTGCAGGATCTTCTGGTAGCACCGTTGGCAGCTCAGAGATGCGTGAAAAGGCTGCAGAACTTGTGCACATAGCTTGCAG GTACTTATTAAAGGAAAGAACTGATGATAGTATTCTCCTAGCACTTGTAGTACGCGTGATTGATGCTTTGGTGAACTATG GTAGCTTGGAATATGATGAATGGTCAAGTCATGTTCAAGCTTGGAAATTAGAGTCTGCTGCCATCATTGAGCCTCAATGCAACTTTATTGTTCCATTCCATGCTCAGGGCAAAAAGAG GCCTAGATGGGCGCTTGTCGATAAAGCACACTTGCATAATACGTGGAGATGTTCACAATCATCATACCACAGATACCGTACAGATGCCAATGTATCTCCATCTAGCCTCATGGTTAATTTGGTGAAGGATCTCCTAGATCTCTCACTACACAACTATGAAACTGTTCGCTC GTATGCTGGAAGATCGCTAACAAAAATGCTGAAGCGCTGGCCTTCTCTAATTTCTGATTGTGTTCTTACCCTGACTGAGAATTTGCGTGATTCGAAAGCCCTGGAACATGTGGTGCTTGGTTCTTGCAGCATTCTCGCATCACAGACTGTTTTGAGACACTTGACAACT GATTCTGCTTCCCTCTCTTCATTTATCATGGGAATTTTGGGAAG CTCTCATCATGAATCGATAAAGTGTCAGAAAGCTATTACTGAG CTCTTTGTGAAATACAACATACGTTTCTCTGGAATATCAAGGTCTTTTTTCAAGAATTCTCAAAGTCTGGCTGACAGGCCAGGATTTCTTGGATTATTTTCTCAAATTAATGCTTTGGGCTTTGAGACTAACAGTCTACATTGGAG GTACAACCTGATGGCTAATAGAGTACTTCTGTTGCTAATTTTGGCATCTAGAAGTGAGCCTGACATTTATTCACAAATCCTGGCAGAGACTGCTG GTCATTTCTTAAGAAATTTGAAGAGTCAACTCCCCCACTCAAGGATGCTTGCAATATCTGCTCTGAACACACTATTAGAAGGATCACCTCACAAGGCATCTGTGGAAGATTCACAACAATCATTAGATCACCCTGAAGAATGCAATATTTTGTCAACAGGAACGCTTCTGAATGACATAATCCAGGAGGAAGGATTCATGAATGATACGCTAAACAGTCTCTCACATGTACATATTATTTCTGATAGTGATGGTTCATCAAAAGCAAGTTATGGCGCTTCATCGTTTCAAAGCGGATCTGATAAAGCAATCACTTACTTCTATTTTGATTTCTCTGCCTCGTGGCCATGTACCCCTAGTTGGATTTCTTTAGTGGGCGGTGGCACATTCTATTCCAGCTTTGCTAAGATATTCAAAAGGCTTATACAACAATGCGGAATGCCAGTAATGTCCTCACTTCAGACTGCACTAGAAGAATTTCTGAGTTCAAAAGAAAGATCAAGGCAATGTGTGGCGGCTGAAGCTATGGCAGGCATGCTTCACTCTGATGTCAGCGGGGATTTGGAGTCTGGGAGTGACTGGTTGATGCTTCAATTGCAGAAGGTTGTGTTAGCTCCATCTGTGGAATCAGTTCCTGAATGGGCATCTTGCATTAGATATGCTGTTACTGGCAAAGAAAGATCTGGAACTCGTGCTCCTGTTCTCAGGCAAAAAGTATTAGATTGCTTATGTACAGCAGTTCCTCAGTCTGTAGCAACTAGTGTACTTGCCAAGAGATATTCTTTTCTGTCTGTTGCTCTAATTGAAATTTCTCCACATAAAATGTCCCCAGCAGAGGAGCAGTACCACGTTACAATTCTCAACGAACTGCTTGACAATATGAGTCACTCATCTGCGCAG GTAAGAGAGGCGATTGGTGTTGCTATGTGTGTCGCATGCTCGAATGTGAGATTAGCTGGTGCACGTTCACCGGGAGTCCTGACAGAACAAACCGGAAATGAATATTGGTATAAGCGTTTGACAGATGGAGCTACTGAGTTGTCTGTGAGTATACAGAACAATAGTCAATCTAAGCAACTTGAATTGGCATCCGATTCATCCACTGCGAATGGCTTGGACAATAAAGAGGAGGCTGACGCTAAAAGAATGGAAACG ATTTTCCATTTCATGATTGCATCTCTGAAGTCTGGGAGATCTTCCGTTCTACTAGATGTTATTATTGCGCTCTTCTACCCTGTTCTATCATTACAG GAAACATCAAATAAAGATTTGTCATTGCTCGCAAAGTCAGCTTTTGAATTGCTTAAATGGCGGACTTTGCCGCGCCCTTTTCTTGAAACAGCTATTATGGCTATCCTTTCTTCAGTCAATGATCCCAACTGGCGAACCAGATCAGCGTTGTTATCATATCTCAGGACCTTTACATACAG GCACACATTCATTCTTTCTGGCTCAGAGAAATCACAAATTTGGCAAACAATCGAGAAGTTACTTGTGGATAACCAAGTTGAG GTCAGGGAGCATGCTGCTGGTGTTCTTGCAAGCTTAATGAAGGGTATAGATAAAGATCTATCGAAGGATTTCCGTAATAGATCATATGCACAAGCCCAACGTATCCTTGATATGAGAAGGAG AACTCCAAAGTCGGGCCATTCTGTTGCTACCATCCATGGTGCAGTACTTGCTCTGACGGCTTCGGTGCTTTCTGTCCCATACGACATGCCAAG CTGGCTTCCTGGTCATGTAACACTACTGGCCCACTTCATCCGCGAGCCGTCTCCTGTAAAATCTACTGTGACAAAGGCTGTTGCTGAGTTTAAGAGGACACACGCCGACACTTGGAGCATCCAGAAGGATGCCTTCACAGAAGACGAATTGGAG GTCCTCCGTGATACATCGTCCTCGTCATCGTACTTTGCTTAG